The DNA window AGGATGTAGACCGGGTTCGCCGGGTTCACCAGGTACTCGTTGATCCAACGCTGCCACCAGCTCGGATCGGGGTTGGTGCTGGCACCGGTCAGCTGCACGATGAGGTTCGGCAGGTACAGCAACGACGACGCGAAGATCACCGGGATGACACCGGCCTGGTTGACCTTCAGCGGGAGGTACGTCGACGAGCCGCCGTACATCTTGCGGCCGACCATCCGCTTCGCGTACTGCACCGGAATGCGGCGCTGGCCCTGCTCCACGAACACGACACCGGCGATGATCGCCAGGGCGGCCACACACACCAGCGCGAACGTCAGGCCGCCGCGGCTGTCGAGGATCGTCTTGCCCTCGGACGGGATGCGGGAGGCGATACCGGCGAAGATCAGCAGCGACATGCCGTTGCCGATTCCGCGTTCGGTGATGAGCTCACCGAACCACATCACCAGCGCTGCGCCGGCCGTCATGACCAGCACGATGATGATCAGGCCGAACACGCTCTCGTCGGCCAGGATCGGCTCGGAACAACCCTGCAGCAGCTGCCCGCGCGCGGCGAGCGCGACGATGCCCGTCGACTGGAGGACCGCGAGCGCGATCGAGAGATAGCGCGTGTACTGCGTCATCTTCGTCTGACCCGCTTGGCCCTCCTTGCGGAGTTCCTCGAACTTCGGGATGACGACGGTCAGCAACTGGACGATGATGCTGGCCGTGATGAACGGCATGATGCCGATCGCGAACACCGACAGCTGCAGGAGAGCACCGCCGGAGAACAGATTGATCAGCGAGTAGATGCCGGCGGACTCGCCGCCCGACACCTGGTCGATACACGCGCGCACGTTGGCGTAGTCGACACCCGGCGAGGGCAGGGTGGCACCCAGCCGGTACAGGGCGACCAGACCGAGGGTGAAGAGGATCTTCCGCCTCAGGTCAGGAGTCCTGAGGGCCGAGACAAAGGCGGAAAGCAAAGATCCTCCTGGCGCACGACATACGGAGAGCCGATCGATGACCCGTTCCGTGGATTGCAGAACTCTAGAACTCTAGCAGTGACACATGAAATTACAGCCCCGCTGCTGGGGCTGGACGCTCACCAGTATGCCCGCTGTGCGGACCCCGCAGCGACGAATGGCCGCAACTCGTCCCGTGGAACGAGTTGCGGCCATTCGGCAGCTAACTGAGCGAGATCACAGCTCGGTGGTGGTACCACCGGCAGCGGCGATCTTCTCCTTCGCGGCGCCCGAGAACTTGTTCGCGGTGACCTGGACGGCAACCGTGAGCTCGCCCTCGCCGAGAACCTTCACGAGCTGGTTCTTGCGAACCGCTCCCGCGGCGACCAGCTCGGCGATGCCGACCTGTCCACCCTCGGGGAAGAGGCGAGCGATGTCGCCCACGTTCACGACCTGGTACTCGGTGCGGAACGCGTTCTTGAAGCCCTTGAGCTTGGGCAGACGCATGTGCAGCGGCATCTGTCCACCCTCGAAGGCGGCCGACACGTTCTTGCGTGCCTTGGTGCCCTTGGTGCCGCGACCAGCGGTCTTACCCTTCGAGCCCTCACCGCGACCGACGCGAGTCTTGTCGGTCTTGGCGCCGGGCGCGGGGCGCAAGTGGTGCAACTTGATGGTCATGGTTAGACCTCCTCAACCGTGACGAGGTGGCGCACCACGTTGATCAGACCACGGTTCTGCGCGTTGTCCTCGCGGACGACGGTCTGACGGATGCCCTTCAGCCCGAGGGTGCGCATGCTGTCCCGCTGGTTCTGCTTCGAACCGATGGTGCTCTTGACCTGGGTGACCTTGAGCTGTGCCATTACTTCACGCTCCCAGCCTGTGCACGAGCGCGCAGCATGCCGGCCGGGGCCACGTCCTCGAGGGGCAGGCCACGACGGGCTGCGACCTCTTCCGGACGCTGCAGACCCTTGAGGGCGGCAACCGTCGCGTGCACAACGTTGATCGCGTTGTCGCTACCGAGCGACTTGGCGAGGATGTCGGAGACGCCCGCGCACTCGAGCACGGCACGCACCGCGCCACCGGCGATCACACCGGTACCCGGGCTGGCCGGACGCAGCATGACGACACCGGCCGCCGCCTCGCCCTGGACCGGGTGGGTGATGGTGCTGCCGATGAGCGGCACACGGAAGAAGCTCTTGCGAGCCTCCTCGACGCCCTTCTGGATGGCCGCGGGAACTTCCTTGGCCTTGCCGTAGCCGACGCCGACGAGACCGTTGCCGTCGCCCACGATCACGAGAGCGGTGAAGCTGAAACGACGACCGCCCTTGACGACCTTCGAGACGCGGTTGATGGAGACGACGCGCTCGATGTGGTTCGACTTCTCGGCAGCGTTGTCACGACGGTTGTCGCGACGGTCGCGGCCACCGCGGTTGTCGCCGCCCTGGGGGCCATTCTGTCCGGCGGGTCCGCTTCCGCCGTCACGCCTTTGACGTCCCGGCATCAGGCATTCCTTCCGTTAGTAATGTTGGTCATCAGAACTTCAACCCGCCTTCGCGAGCAGCGTCCGCCAGGGCCGCGATGCGGCCGCTGTAGGTGTGGCCACCGCGGTCGAAGACCACGGCCTCCACGCCGGCAGCCTGGGCACGCTCGGCGATCAGCTGACCGACCTTGGCGCCGCGGGCCTTCTTGTCGCCGTCCAGCGCACGCACGTCCGCCTCGATGGTCGACGCGGCGGCAAGGGTCTTGCCGGCCAGGTCGTCCACCAACTGGACGTGGATGTGGCGCGAGGAGCGGTTCACGACGAGACGCGGACGCTCGGGAGTGCCCGAGACCTTCTTGCGGAGACGGAAGTGACGACGCGCCTTCGACAGACGACGTGCGGTGGACACGTCCTTGCCCAGCGGGATCCGCTTGGCTTTCTGGTTTGCAGTCTGGCTCATATCACTTACCCGTCTTTCCGACCTTGCGACGGACCTGCTCACCCTCGTAGCGGATGCCCTTGCCCTTGTACGGGTCGGACTTGCGCAGGCGGCGGATGTTGGCCGCGATCTGGCCGACCTTCTGCTTGTCGATGCCGGTGATCGAGAACCGGGTCGGCGACTCGACTGCGAAGGTGATGCCCTCCGGAGCCTCGATCAGGACCGGGTGGCTGAAGCCGAGCGAGAACTCGAGGTCCTGACCCTTCAGCGCCACACGGTAACCGACACCGTGGATCTCCATCTTGGTGGTGTAACCGGCGGTCACCCCGACGATCATGTTCTGCACCAGGGTGCGCGACAGACCGTGCAGCGCACGGCTGCGACGCTCGTCGTCGGGACGGGTGACCTGCAGGGCACCGTCCTCACCCTTGGCGACCGAGATCGGCTCGGCGATGGTCAGCGACAGCGAGCCCTTGGGGCCCTTGACCGCGACATCCTGGCCGGCGATGGTCACGTCGACGCCCGCGGGGACGGCGACCGGAATCTTTCCAATACGCGACATTCTGGTGGCCTCCCTTACCAGACGTAGGCGAGGACTTCCCCGCCCACTCCCTGATTGGCCGCCTGACGATCGGTGAGCAGACCGGACGACGTGGAAATGATGGCCACGCCGAGGCCGCCCAGGACCTTGGGCAGGTTGGTGGACTTCGCGTACACGCGCAGGCCCGGCTTCGAGACACGGCGCACGCCGGCGAGGCTACGCTCGCGGCTCGGGCCGTACTTGAGGTCGACGATCAACGTCTTGCCGACCTCGGCATCCTCGGTGCGGTAGTCCGCGATGTAGCCTTCGCGCTTGAGGATCTCGGCGATGTTCGCCTTGATCTTCGAGTGCGGCAGCTTCACCTCGTCGTGGTACGCCGAATTGGCGTTGCGCAGACGCGTCAAGAAGTCTGCGATCGGATCAGTCATGGTCATTGGTTGACCTGTGCACCTTTCTCGTTGGGGTTCCCATGCAACACCGGTCCCGGCCCCGCTCCCCCGACATGTCGGAAGAGCGGGGCCGGCCCCGATCGTGGGCCTACAACGAAGTGGTTCTTACCTTCACCGCCCCGCGGGCGCGGAACGGAAGTCTTGGTGTGAGCGGGTTACCAGGAGCTCTTGTGAACGCCCGGCAGCTCACCGGCGTGTGCCATCTCGCGAACGCAGATACGGCACAGACCGAACTTGCGGAACACCGAGTGCGGACGACCGCACCGCTGGCAGCGGGTGTACGCGCGCACCGCGAACTTCGGCTTCTTGTTGGCCTTGTTGACCAATGCCTTCTTAGCCATGGGCTCAGTTCTCCTTGAACGGGAAGCCGAGGTGCTTGAGCAGCGCACGGCCTTCTTCGTTGTTGGTGGCGGTGGTCACGACGGTGATGTCCATACCGCGCGGACGATCGATCTTGTCCACGTCGATCTCGTGGAACATCGACTGCTCGTTGAGGCCGAACGTGTAGTTGCCGTTGCCGTCGAACTGGTTACCCGACAGGCCGCGGAAGTCGCGGATACGGGGCAGCGCGATGGACACGAGACGGTCCAGGAACTCCCACATGCGGTCGCCACGCAGCGTGACGCGCGCGCCGATCGGCATGCCCTCGCGCAGCTTGAACTGCGCGATGGACTTGCGAGCCTTGCGGATCTCGGGCTTCTGACCGGTGATCAGAGCGAGATCCGAGACCGCGCCGTTGATCAGCTTCGCGTCACGGGCGGCGTCACCGACACCCATGTTCACGACGACCTTGACGACGCCGGGGATCTGCATGACGTTCGCGTAGTCGAACTCCGCGTTCAGTGCGTCGCGGATCTCCTCGCGGTACCGGGTCTTCAGACGCGGCTGGATCTTGTTCTCGGTGGAGGTCATGTCAGATGTCCTTCCCGTTCTTCCGGGAAACACGAACGCGCTTGCCGGTCTCTTCGTCCGTGCGGTAGCCGACGCGAGTCGGGTTACCGTCGGCGTCGACGACCATGACGTTCGAGACGTGGATCGGAGCTTCCTGCGTCACGATGCCGCCCGAGGAGGCGCCACGCTCGTTCGCGGAAACCGCGGTGTGCTTCTTGATGCGGTTCACGCCCTCGACCAGGACCTTGTTGGTCGCCGGGTAGGCCTGGATGACCTTGCCCTTGGCGCCCTTGTCCTTGCCGGAGACGACCAGCACGGTGTCACCCTTGTGCACCTTCATCACAGCACCTCCGGGGCGAGCGAGACGATCTTCATGAAGCGCTTGTCGCGCAGCTCACGACCGACGGGTCCGAAGATACGAGTGCCGCGCGGATCGTTGTCCGCCTTGATGATGACCGCGGCGTTCTCGTCGAACTTGATGTACGAGCCGTCCGGACGGCGACGCTCCTTGGCGGTGCGAACGACGACAGCCTTGACGACGTCGCCCTTCTTGACGTTTCCACCCGGGGTCGCGTCCTTGACGGTGGCGACGATGATGTCGCCGATCCCGGCGTAGCGACGAGACGAGCCACCGAGAACGCGGATGCAGAGAATCTCCTTGGCACCCGTGTTGTCGGCGACGCGCAGTCGCGACTCCTGCTGAATCACTTACTTCTCCTTGACCTGGCTTGTTTCGACCAGCGCGATGCCCGAGGGTTTCGTGCTGATCATGCGCGGCAGATTTCCGACCCGACGCGCGCGGTCCGTACCCGCCGATGGTGGGGCTGCCGCTGCATACGCAGGGCAACCCCACCATCGTACTGGATACACTTCGAGGCTCTTACTTGGCCTTCTCGAGAACCTCGACCAGACGCCAGCGCTTGGTCGCCGACAGCGGTCGGGTCTCCATCAGCTGGACGCGGTCGCCGATGCCGGCGAGGCCGTTCTCGTCGTGCGCCTTGACCTTCGAGGTACGACGAATGATCTTGCCGTAGAGCGGGTGCTTCACCCGGTCCTCGAGCTCGACCACGATGGTCTTCTCCATCTTGTCCGAGACCACGTAGCCGATGCGGACCTTGCGGCTGTTGCGCTCTTCGGTGCTGCCTGTGCTCACTGCCTTTTCCTCACTCATGCCGCGTCACCTGCGTCCGGACCGGAGGCCAGACCGAGCTCACGCTCGCGCAGGACGGTGTAGATGCGCGCAATCTCGTGACGGACCGTGCGCAGCCGGCGGTTGTTGTCCAGCTGACCGGTGGCCATCTGGAAACGAAGGTTGAACAGTTCTTCCTTGGACTCGCGCAGCTTGGTGACCAACTCTTCGTCGGTCAGCTCGCGGAG is part of the Rhodococcus sp. SGAir0479 genome and encodes:
- the rpmD gene encoding 50S ribosomal protein L30, translating into MAQLKVTQVKSTIGSKQNQRDSMRTLGLKGIRQTVVREDNAQNRGLINVVRHLVTVEEV
- the rplO gene encoding 50S ribosomal protein L15, which codes for MTIKLHHLRPAPGAKTDKTRVGRGEGSKGKTAGRGTKGTKARKNVSAAFEGGQMPLHMRLPKLKGFKNAFRTEYQVVNVGDIARLFPEGGQVGIAELVAAGAVRKNQLVKVLGEGELTVAVQVTANKFSGAAKEKIAAAGGTTTEL
- the rpsQ gene encoding 30S ribosomal protein S17; this translates as MSEEKAVSTGSTEERNSRKVRIGYVVSDKMEKTIVVELEDRVKHPLYGKIIRRTSKVKAHDENGLAGIGDRVQLMETRPLSATKRWRLVEVLEKAK
- the rpsH gene encoding 30S ribosomal protein S8: MTMTDPIADFLTRLRNANSAYHDEVKLPHSKIKANIAEILKREGYIADYRTEDAEVGKTLIVDLKYGPSRERSLAGVRRVSKPGLRVYAKSTNLPKVLGGLGVAIISTSSGLLTDRQAANQGVGGEVLAYVW
- the rplE gene encoding 50S ribosomal protein L5, with product MTSTENKIQPRLKTRYREEIRDALNAEFDYANVMQIPGVVKVVVNMGVGDAARDAKLINGAVSDLALITGQKPEIRKARKSIAQFKLREGMPIGARVTLRGDRMWEFLDRLVSIALPRIRDFRGLSGNQFDGNGNYTFGLNEQSMFHEIDVDKIDRPRGMDITVVTTATNNEEGRALLKHLGFPFKEN
- the rpsE gene encoding 30S ribosomal protein S5, yielding MPGRQRRDGGSGPAGQNGPQGGDNRGGRDRRDNRRDNAAEKSNHIERVVSINRVSKVVKGGRRFSFTALVIVGDGNGLVGVGYGKAKEVPAAIQKGVEEARKSFFRVPLIGSTITHPVQGEAAAGVVMLRPASPGTGVIAGGAVRAVLECAGVSDILAKSLGSDNAINVVHATVAALKGLQRPEEVAARRGLPLEDVAPAGMLRARAQAGSVK
- the secY gene encoding preprotein translocase subunit SecY, with the translated sequence MLSAFVSALRTPDLRRKILFTLGLVALYRLGATLPSPGVDYANVRACIDQVSGGESAGIYSLINLFSGGALLQLSVFAIGIMPFITASIIVQLLTVVIPKFEELRKEGQAGQTKMTQYTRYLSIALAVLQSTGIVALAARGQLLQGCSEPILADESVFGLIIIVLVMTAGAALVMWFGELITERGIGNGMSLLIFAGIASRIPSEGKTILDSRGGLTFALVCVAALAIIAGVVFVEQGQRRIPVQYAKRMVGRKMYGGSSTYLPLKVNQAGVIPVIFASSLLYLPNLIVQLTGASTNPDPSWWQRWINEYLVNPANPVYILIYFAMIVFFTYFYVAITFNPEERADEMKKFGGFIPGIRPGRPTADYLNYVLSRITLPGAIYLGTIAVLPNLFLEIGNSGGATNLPFGGTAVLIMVSVGLDTVKQIESQLMQRNYEGFLK
- the rplN gene encoding 50S ribosomal protein L14, which gives rise to MIQQESRLRVADNTGAKEILCIRVLGGSSRRYAGIGDIIVATVKDATPGGNVKKGDVVKAVVVRTAKERRRPDGSYIKFDENAAVIIKADNDPRGTRIFGPVGRELRDKRFMKIVSLAPEVL
- a CDS encoding type Z 30S ribosomal protein S14; the encoded protein is MAKKALVNKANKKPKFAVRAYTRCQRCGRPHSVFRKFGLCRICVREMAHAGELPGVHKSSW
- the rpmC gene encoding 50S ribosomal protein L29; translated protein: MATTSPAAELRELTDEELVTKLRESKEELFNLRFQMATGQLDNNRRLRTVRHEIARIYTVLRERELGLASGPDAGDAA
- the rplR gene encoding 50S ribosomal protein L18, whose translation is MSQTANQKAKRIPLGKDVSTARRLSKARRHFRLRKKVSGTPERPRLVVNRSSRHIHVQLVDDLAGKTLAAASTIEADVRALDGDKKARGAKVGQLIAERAQAAGVEAVVFDRGGHTYSGRIAALADAAREGGLKF
- the rplF gene encoding 50S ribosomal protein L6, translating into MSRIGKIPVAVPAGVDVTIAGQDVAVKGPKGSLSLTIAEPISVAKGEDGALQVTRPDDERRSRALHGLSRTLVQNMIVGVTAGYTTKMEIHGVGYRVALKGQDLEFSLGFSHPVLIEAPEGITFAVESPTRFSITGIDKQKVGQIAANIRRLRKSDPYKGKGIRYEGEQVRRKVGKTGK
- the rplX gene encoding 50S ribosomal protein L24, with the protein product MKVHKGDTVLVVSGKDKGAKGKVIQAYPATNKVLVEGVNRIKKHTAVSANERGASSGGIVTQEAPIHVSNVMVVDADGNPTRVGYRTDEETGKRVRVSRKNGKDI